Proteins encoded in a region of the Raphanus sativus cultivar WK10039 chromosome 8, ASM80110v3, whole genome shotgun sequence genome:
- the LOC108834982 gene encoding uncharacterized protein LOC108834982 — translation MDARRGPLAVPKVRRVGFFTSIEPSPDSPRPNRSLSGPAEAITTSSSPLSDSPSGQFISPVQIPPLRHRSDNLAAASRAAAPVPVPVPGPSAFRRQLASDRALHVGSYNPVDSLLGTSPPSSNGEVSEDSGSLFGFQRSDSAKLSASFPNGGFDMTMRVRAPQESEAKVVIASTSDGRKKNVEPSGTSEPVAATKPRKEKEQKSLKEKTSKAERRAIQEAQRAAKAAAKGEGSKRAGESSRAKPSKTAKQTQPKKDVPQVTSSLSEKRTVSVEKERRMDVPQAQMQYDDKSRVDKAKRRSVVEQTESKNKVELFLHLPQYERGNQLPNLSSNIFTLDTIHHAVYKVGLQHLAGDLSGDNSRCIAMLHAFQEAINDYTTPPMKDLTMDLTGKINGYVSFLIECRPLSMSMGNAIRFLKNQIRKLPVDLSEPEAKASLCSEIGRFIDEKIILADKVIVQHAVTKIRDGEVLLTYGFSCVVEMILLYAHEIGRKFRVVVVDSRPNLEGQKLLRRLVARGLDCTYTHINAVSYIMGEVTRVFLGASSIFSNGTLYSKVGTACVAMVANAFSVPVIVCCEAYKFHERVLLDSICSNELGDPDAIANVPLRTNTKHAKTMDNNKNLQFLNLMYDSTPAEYISMIVTDYGMIPPTSIPVIVREYRREDLLL, via the exons ATGGACGCACGTCGCGGACCCCTCGCGGTCCCCAAAGTCCGCCGCGTCGGTTTCTTCACATCAATCGAGCCATCACCGGATTCGCCGCGACCGAATCGAAGCTTATCCGGTCCGGCGGAGGCGATAACAACCTCCTCGTCTCCTCTCTCCGATTCGCCCTCCGGTCAATTCATCTCCCCGGTTCAGATTCCGCCTCTGCGTCACCGTTCGGATAACTTGGCCGCCGCCTCTCGCGCCGCTGCTCCCGTCCCCGTCCCCGTCCCTGGACCTTCCGCGTTCCGTCGACAGCTGGCGAGTGACAGGGCTCTCCACGTCGGGAGTTACAATCCCGTGGATTCGTTGCTTGGGACGTCGCCGCCGTCGAGTAACGGAGAGGTGTCGGAGGACTCGGGGTCTTTGTTTGGGTTCCAGCGGAGCGATTCGGCCAAGTTATCGGCGAGTTTTCCTAATGGAGGATTCGATATGACTATGAGAGTTAGAGCTCCTCAGGAATCTGAAGCTAAGGTTGTGATCGCGTCGACTTCTGATGGGAGAAAGAAGAACGTTGAACCTTCTG GAACGAGTGAACCTGTGGCGGCCACAAAACCTCGCAaggaaaaagaacaaaaatcacTGAAAGAGAAAACCAGCAAAGCAGAGAGGCGTGCCATCCAAGAGGCACAACGGGCAGCAAAAGCTGCTGCAAAAG GGGAAGGGAGCAAACGTGCAGGTGAATCTAGTAGAGCCAAACCTAGCAAGACTGCCAAACAGACTCAACCGAAGAAAGACGTACCTCAGGTCACATCATCTCTTTCTGAAAAAAGAACTGTATCAGTAGAAAAAGAGAGGAGAATGGATGTCCCTCAGGCGCAAATGCAGTACGACGATAAAAGCCGAGTCGATAAAGCCAAGAGGCGTTCAGTGGTTGAACAGACGGAGAGCAAGAACAAAGTTGAGTTGTTTCTCCATCTTCCTCAATACGAGCGCGGCAATCAGCTTCCCAATCTAAGCTCCAATATATTCACACTCGATACCATACACCATGCCGTCTATAAG gTGGGTTTGCAACATTTGGCTGGAGATTTATCTGGTGACAATTCGCGATGTATTGCTATGCTCCATGCATTTCAAGAAGCTATAAACGATTACACTACACCTCCTATGAAAGACCTAACCATGGACTTGACAGGCAAAATAAATGGCTACGTTTCCTTCTTGATAGAATGTCGTCCACTCTCCATGAGCATGGGAAACGCGATCAGGTTCTTGAAGAACCAAATCAGAAAACTACCTGTAGACCTGTCAGAGCCAGAGGCAAAAGCTTCTCTCTGTTCCGAAATAGGCCGGTTCATAGACGAGAAGATCATTCTTGCAGACAAGGTGATTGTACAACACGCCGTAACGAAAATCAGAGACGGAGAGGTTCTTCTCACATACGGATTCTCCTGTGTGGTTGAGATGATTCTCTTGTACGCCCATGAGATTGGGAGAAAGTTCCGTGTAGTGGTTGTAGACTCACGCCCTAACCTTGAAGGTCAAAAGCTACTCCGTAGGCTTGTCGCCCGTGGACTCGACTGTACCTACACTCATATAAACGCCGTTTCCTACATCATGGGTGAGGTTACGCGTGTCTTTCTTGGGGCTTCGTCCATCTTCTCTAATGGAACTCTGTACTCAAAAGTTGGTACGGCGTGTGTTGCAATGGTTGCAAACGCGTTTAGTGTTCCAGTCATTGTGTGTTGCGAAGCTTACAAGTTCCATGAAAGAGTATTGCTTGATTCAATCTGCTCTAACGAACTTG GGGATCCTGACGCCATAGCCAATGTGCCATTAAGAACCAACACAAAGCATGCAAAGACGATGGATAATAACAAAAACCTCCAGTTTCTGAATCTAAT GTACGATTCAACTCCTGCTGAGTATATATCTATGATCGTTACGGATTATGGAATG ATTCCTCCGACGAGCATACCTGTGATTGTTCGTGAATACAGGAGAGAAGACTTGTTGCTGTAA